CCACGTGCCGGCACCGCACCGATCAGCGGCATGGTGATCGCGCCGCCGGCATCGATCGCGTAGCTGTTGGTGAGACCTTCCTGGCCGTAGACCACGACGCGCAGCTTGTCGCCGGCATCGAGATGATAGGACGCATCATGGCGAGCCGGCGCGGGCGCGGGATAACCGACGGGCATCGGCCCAGGCGCCGCTGCAAAGGAATTGCGGAGCGCGCTGATGGCACCGCCGCTATCGGCGACGGCAACCGGCTGCGGAGCGCTGTAGGGCTGGCCATAGGCCATGTAGTCGAGATCGCTTCCCGGCTGCGCCATCGCGACCGGACCGGTGGTCTGCATGCAGCCGCCAAGGGCGAGCGCGGCGGACGCTGCCAAGACCGACCATCGAAACGCGCGTGCAACCGGCACCGGACCTATCCCTTGAAAGGAGACAACTCCTGTCTTGCACCGGTATGGTTAATAAAGGGTTTCGGGAGGGGTGAGGTGCGACGGTGCAGAACAACGGCGTTCGCCAGGTTCTACGAGGGCATTTCCATTTCGTCATGGCCGGGCTTGTCCCGGCCATCCACGTCTTTCGTGCGGCACCAAGAACGTGGATGCCCGGGACAAGCCCGGGCATGACGAGTTCGTGGCTGGATCAGGCGCTCACACCGACGCCGATCGGGCAGGACACGCCGGTGCCGCCGAGGCCGCAATAGCCGGCCGGGTTCTTGGCCAGATATTGCTGGTGGTAGTCTTCGGCAAAGTAGAACTCGCCCGCCGGCGCGATCTCGGTCGTGATCGCATCGAGCCCCTTGGCTT
The DNA window shown above is from Bradyrhizobium sp. CB1650 and carries:
- a CDS encoding polysaccharide export protein; the encoded protein is MPVARAFRWSVLAASAALALGGCMQTTGPVAMAQPGSDLDYMAYGQPYSAPQPVAVADSGGAISALRNSFAAAPGPMPVGYPAPAPARHDASYHLDAGDKLRVVVYGQEGLTNSYAIDAGGAITMPLIGAVPARGRTTAGLAGEIAARLRNGYIREPSVAVEIEAYRPFFILGEVAAPGQYPYVPNMTVESAVAIAGGFSPRAKRDAVTVTHTEAGGGMRAVVPLGTPLSPGDTVFVGERWF